From Zhongshania aliphaticivorans, one genomic window encodes:
- a CDS encoding LemA family protein produces MQAATSSFVRRSHTLFILLLASLLLSGCGINNIPRLDEEAKAAWAQVENQYQRRADLIPNLVATVKGFAAQEQETLTAVVEARAKATSMQVDASILDNPEKLQQFEAAQAKLSGALSRLMMVQERYPDLKSNQNFLALQSQLEGTENRISVARRDFILAVGRYNTEIRTFPGKIWHSMMYSELKERETFKATAPKAEEAPQVNF; encoded by the coding sequence ATGCAAGCAGCTACATCGTCCTTTGTCCGTCGCAGTCATACCCTGTTTATTTTGCTTTTGGCCAGCCTACTGCTGAGCGGCTGTGGTATTAACAATATTCCCCGTTTGGACGAAGAAGCCAAAGCCGCTTGGGCGCAGGTAGAAAACCAGTATCAGCGCCGCGCCGATCTTATCCCCAATTTAGTGGCCACCGTGAAGGGCTTTGCCGCGCAGGAGCAAGAAACCCTAACTGCGGTGGTTGAGGCCAGAGCAAAAGCAACCTCGATGCAGGTTGATGCCAGCATTTTAGATAACCCCGAGAAACTGCAGCAGTTTGAGGCGGCCCAGGCCAAACTCAGCGGCGCGCTAAGCCGCTTGATGATGGTTCAGGAGCGCTACCCAGATTTAAAATCCAACCAGAACTTTTTGGCGCTGCAATCTCAGCTGGAAGGCACCGAGAATCGCATTAGCGTTGCCCGCCGCGACTTTATTCTGGCGGTAGGTCGTTATAACACCGAGATTCGCACCTTTCCTGGCAAGATCTGGCACAGCATGATGTATAGCGAGCTAAAAGAGCGCGAAACCTTTAAAGCCACTGCACCAAAGGCGGAAGAAGCGCCCCAGGTTAACTTTTAA
- a CDS encoding TPM domain-containing protein: protein MRLFLTPLLIVCSLLFSLSALAAEPEFPKLSGRVVDNAKLLSAATEQDLNRQLAAQEQRTDNQIVVVTLPDLQGYEISDYGFQLGRHWGIGQKDANNGALLIIAMKERKMRIEVGYGLEGLLTDARSAQIIQQILTPAFKSSDFDGGVKAAVEAMVLIIDGKPAAIPKTQQANKKSPPKLGGLLLLIIIFLMMSGGRGGRGFLGGALLGAALGSRHGGGFGGGGFGGGGFGGGGGGFGGGGASGGW from the coding sequence ATGCGCTTATTCCTAACGCCTTTATTAATCGTATGCAGCCTGCTGTTCAGCCTGTCTGCCCTCGCCGCCGAGCCGGAATTTCCCAAGCTTAGCGGCAGGGTGGTCGACAATGCCAAGCTGCTGTCTGCCGCCACCGAGCAAGATCTGAATCGACAGTTGGCGGCGCAGGAGCAACGCACCGACAATCAAATAGTGGTGGTAACCCTGCCCGACTTACAGGGTTATGAAATTAGCGACTACGGCTTTCAGTTGGGTCGGCATTGGGGCATTGGTCAAAAAGATGCCAATAATGGCGCGCTGCTGATTATTGCGATGAAAGAACGCAAGATGCGGATTGAAGTTGGTTATGGCTTAGAAGGCTTGTTGACCGACGCCCGCAGCGCGCAAATTATTCAGCAAATTTTAACCCCCGCCTTTAAATCTAGCGATTTTGACGGCGGCGTAAAGGCCGCCGTTGAGGCCATGGTGCTGATCATCGACGGCAAGCCCGCCGCGATTCCTAAAACCCAACAAGCCAATAAAAAGTCGCCACCAAAACTCGGTGGGCTATTACTGCTGATTATTATATTTTTGATGATGAGCGGTGGCCGAGGTGGGCGCGGATTCTTGGGTGGCGCCTTGCTCGGTGCCGCATTAGGTAGTCGCCACGGTGGTGGCTTTGGCGGCGGTGGTTTTGGTGGTGGCGGCTTCGGCGGAGGTGGCGGCGGTTTTGGCGGCGGCGGTGCATCGGGAGGCTGGTAG
- a CDS encoding TPM domain-containing protein, with amino-acid sequence MSLINTQEQQLLIDAIQRVENKTDAELVTVLARQADDYRYIPLLWASLLALLLPGAVNYYPEWLNPHQLILSQWALFIGLALLFQIPALQSRLVPRQVRHWRASNLARRQFLEQNLHHTTGETGMLIFVSEAERYVEILVDRGISARIPDAYWQGIVAQFTEQVRRGNVAKGFVECIDACGVELQRQLPATTAKNELPNHLVIL; translated from the coding sequence ATGTCGCTGATAAATACCCAAGAACAGCAGTTACTGATTGACGCAATACAACGTGTCGAAAACAAAACAGATGCCGAACTCGTCACCGTTTTGGCTCGGCAAGCAGACGATTACCGCTATATACCCCTGCTGTGGGCTAGCCTATTGGCTTTGCTGCTGCCGGGCGCGGTGAACTATTACCCCGAGTGGCTTAATCCCCACCAACTCATACTAAGCCAGTGGGCTTTATTTATCGGCCTTGCACTATTGTTTCAAATACCGGCCCTGCAAAGCCGCCTTGTGCCTCGCCAAGTTCGTCACTGGCGGGCAAGTAATTTGGCACGGCGGCAATTTCTGGAACAAAACCTTCACCACACCACAGGTGAAACCGGCATGTTAATTTTTGTTTCTGAAGCTGAGCGTTACGTTGAGATTTTAGTAGATCGCGGTATATCGGCAAGAATACCCGATGCCTATTGGCAGGGTATTGTTGCGCAATTTACCGAGCAAGTTCGGCGGGGCAATGTCGCTAAGGGTTTTGTGGAATGTATTGACGCCTGCGGTGTGGAATTGCAGCGCCAACTTCCCGCCACCACTGCGAAAAATGAACTGCCTAACCATTTGGTAATTCTATAA
- a CDS encoding YkgJ family cysteine cluster protein, protein MSCSTCKASCCRLEVMLITETGVPERYIQRDEWGGEVMARLSDGWCAALDRHTMRCTIYENRPFICREFATGSYECLNEREVIN, encoded by the coding sequence GTGAGCTGTTCGACCTGCAAAGCCTCGTGCTGCCGTTTAGAAGTGATGCTCATAACCGAAACCGGTGTGCCGGAGCGCTATATTCAGCGCGACGAATGGGGCGGGGAAGTGATGGCGCGCTTGAGTGATGGCTGGTGTGCAGCATTGGATCGTCACACCATGCGGTGCACTATCTATGAAAACCGGCCCTTTATCTGTCGGGAATTTGCGACCGGTTCCTATGAGTGTTTAAACGAGCGCGAAGTGATTAATTAA
- a CDS encoding DMT family transporter, producing the protein MKTLFRNPFILLIVVALLWGGNAVAGKLAVGHVSPMLLTSLRWLFACVFIVPFAWQDAVREWSLIRQHWLTLFLYGVLGFTTFNALFYWALNYTSAINVTIEQSAMPLIVFLGNFLLFGLRPVKLQMLGFSLTLLGVLITVAHGDLGSLLSLDLNRGDALMLLATLLYGGYTVALRFRPPLHWRSMIMVLAFFAFISSLPFSGYEYWAGYAVMPDARGFGVVLYIAIFPSLIAQSLYMRGVDLIGGNRANLFINLVPVFGSIMAVVILAEEFKTYHFLALCMVVGGILLAEQGVKKSIAS; encoded by the coding sequence ATGAAAACGCTGTTCCGCAATCCCTTCATTCTTTTAATCGTGGTTGCCCTGCTTTGGGGTGGCAATGCCGTTGCCGGTAAATTGGCGGTTGGCCATGTGTCGCCAATGTTACTCACGTCGTTGCGCTGGCTTTTTGCCTGTGTATTTATTGTACCTTTTGCATGGCAAGACGCGGTGCGAGAGTGGTCGCTGATTCGCCAACATTGGCTCACTTTATTTTTGTACGGCGTCTTGGGGTTTACCACATTCAATGCGCTGTTTTATTGGGCATTAAACTACACCAGTGCCATCAATGTGACCATTGAACAGTCGGCCATGCCGCTGATTGTGTTTTTGGGCAATTTCCTCCTGTTTGGTTTGCGGCCGGTAAAACTGCAAATGCTGGGCTTTAGCTTGACCCTGTTGGGCGTATTAATCACCGTCGCCCACGGCGATTTAGGCAGCTTATTAAGTTTGGATTTGAATCGCGGTGACGCCTTAATGCTACTAGCAACCTTATTATATGGCGGCTATACCGTTGCCCTCCGATTTAGACCGCCACTGCATTGGCGCAGCATGATTATGGTGTTAGCATTTTTTGCATTTATCTCGTCACTGCCGTTTAGCGGCTACGAATATTGGGCTGGTTACGCGGTAATGCCTGACGCTCGCGGCTTTGGCGTGGTCTTATATATTGCGATATTCCCTTCGCTTATTGCCCAGTCTTTGTATATGCGCGGAGTAGACTTAATCGGTGGCAATCGCGCCAATTTATTTATCAATTTGGTACCGGTGTTTGGTTCGATAATGGCCGTTGTCATACTGGCCGAAGAGTTTAAAACCTATCATTTTCTTGCTTTATGTATGGTGGTGGGTGGTATTTTACTTGCTGAGCAGGGCGTTAAAAAATCCATTGCGAGCTAA
- the groL gene encoding chaperonin GroEL (60 kDa chaperone family; promotes refolding of misfolded polypeptides especially under stressful conditions; forms two stacked rings of heptamers to form a barrel-shaped 14mer; ends can be capped by GroES; misfolded proteins enter the barrel where they are refolded when GroES binds), producing the protein MSAKVVKFSDDARERMLNGVNILADAVKVTLGPKGRNVVLDKSFGAPRITKDGVSVAKEIELQDKFENMGAQMVKEVASKTADVAGDGTTTATVLAQAILREGHKAIAAGMNPMDLKRGIDAAVADATSELSKMSKPCNDNKAIGQVATVSANWNTDIGEILAQAMDKVGRDGVVTVEEGKSLQNELEVVEGMQFDRGYLSPYFITNQEKMQVELDNPYLLLVDKKISNIRELLPTLEAVAKAGRPLLLIAEDIEGEALATLVVNNLRGILKVAAVKAPGFGDRRKAMLQDIAILTGATVIAEEVGLDLEHVSLEQLGSAKRVVIDKDNTTVVDGYGKRGDIDARVAQIRAEIENSSSDYDREKLQERVAKLAGGVAVIKVGAATEVEMKEKKDLVDDAFHATRAAVEEGIVPGGGVSLVRVADVLRKAGVKAANVDQQVGVKIALRAMEEPFRQIVNNAGVEASVVLDKIRAHDSAAFGYNAQNGDYGDMLEFGIIDPTKVTRTALQNAASIAGLMLTTDAMIADKPADKKDGAAHPQMPDFG; encoded by the coding sequence ATGAGTGCGAAAGTCGTTAAATTCTCAGACGATGCCCGTGAGCGCATGTTGAATGGCGTGAATATTCTCGCCGATGCGGTAAAAGTCACCCTCGGCCCCAAAGGCCGCAACGTTGTACTCGACAAGAGTTTTGGCGCACCGCGCATCACCAAAGACGGCGTTTCGGTCGCCAAAGAAATTGAGCTGCAAGACAAGTTCGAAAACATGGGCGCGCAAATGGTGAAGGAAGTCGCGTCGAAAACCGCCGATGTTGCCGGTGACGGTACAACGACGGCCACCGTACTTGCGCAAGCGATCCTGCGGGAAGGCCACAAAGCCATTGCCGCCGGTATGAATCCTATGGATTTAAAACGCGGCATTGACGCGGCCGTGGCCGACGCCACTAGCGAGCTTAGCAAAATGTCTAAGCCCTGTAATGACAACAAAGCCATTGGCCAAGTTGCCACCGTGTCGGCTAACTGGAATACCGACATTGGTGAAATTCTCGCCCAGGCCATGGACAAAGTTGGTCGCGACGGGGTGGTAACTGTTGAGGAAGGCAAATCACTCCAAAACGAACTGGAAGTGGTTGAGGGTATGCAGTTTGACCGTGGCTACCTGTCGCCTTATTTCATCACCAACCAAGAGAAAATGCAGGTCGAACTCGACAACCCCTATCTGTTGTTGGTGGACAAAAAAATCAGCAATATCCGCGAGCTGCTGCCAACCCTCGAAGCCGTGGCAAAGGCGGGCCGTCCGCTCCTGCTGATCGCCGAGGATATCGAGGGCGAGGCACTGGCGACACTGGTGGTAAACAACTTGCGGGGTATTCTCAAAGTGGCGGCCGTTAAGGCGCCGGGCTTTGGTGACCGTCGCAAAGCGATGCTGCAAGATATCGCCATTTTAACGGGCGCAACCGTGATCGCAGAGGAAGTAGGCCTCGACCTTGAACACGTTAGCCTAGAGCAATTGGGCAGCGCTAAGCGGGTGGTGATTGATAAAGACAATACCACCGTGGTCGACGGTTACGGCAAGCGCGGCGATATCGACGCGCGGGTCGCGCAAATCCGCGCTGAAATCGAAAATTCCAGCTCCGATTACGACCGCGAGAAACTCCAAGAGCGCGTCGCAAAATTGGCTGGCGGTGTTGCGGTAATCAAGGTTGGCGCGGCGACCGAAGTTGAAATGAAGGAGAAGAAGGACCTTGTCGATGACGCCTTTCACGCCACTCGCGCGGCGGTGGAAGAGGGCATTGTGCCCGGTGGCGGTGTTAGTCTGGTAAGAGTCGCTGACGTCTTGCGCAAGGCGGGCGTGAAGGCCGCCAACGTAGATCAGCAGGTGGGCGTGAAAATCGCCTTACGGGCGATGGAAGAACCCTTCCGGCAGATCGTCAACAACGCCGGTGTCGAGGCCAGTGTGGTGTTAGACAAGATCCGCGCCCACGACAGCGCCGCTTTCGGCTATAACGCCCAAAACGGGGATTACGGCGATATGTTGGAGTTCGGCATTATTGACCCCACCAAGGTCACCCGCACGGCATTGCAAAACGCGGCGTCGATTGCGGGCTTAATGCTCACTACCGATGCCATGATTGCAGACAAGCCCGCCGACAAAAAAGACGGCGCTGCGCATCCGCAAATGCCTGACTTCGGCTAA
- the groES gene encoding co-chaperone GroES: MSIKPLYDRVLVKRLAAETKSKGGIVIPDKSAEKPTQGEVVAVGAGALLENGQQRPLAVKVGDRILFGQYAGSEVKIDGETYLIIKENEIFAVVEQAEIQEKAA, translated from the coding sequence ATGAGTATCAAGCCTCTTTATGATCGGGTACTCGTAAAACGGCTCGCCGCAGAAACCAAGAGCAAAGGCGGTATCGTTATTCCAGATAAGTCAGCAGAAAAACCCACCCAGGGCGAAGTGGTTGCGGTAGGGGCCGGCGCTTTATTGGAGAATGGCCAGCAGCGGCCGTTGGCGGTCAAGGTTGGCGACCGGATACTGTTTGGCCAGTACGCCGGAAGCGAGGTAAAAATCGACGGAGAGACCTATCTGATCATCAAAGAAAATGAAATCTTTGCCGTTGTTGAACAAGCAGAAATACAGGAGAAAGCAGCATGA
- a CDS encoding MFS transporter, protein MAEASDNNKNHGIGTFSPLKHASFRNMWVSNTVTNAGGLIQSVAAAWIMTSISTADHVALVQSATFLPMALFALPAGAIADIYDRRKVQMLFFFLSLLAAVIMTLVSLFGLITPWVLLGLCFLVGTGTALAAPARGASIAEQVPKVLLSQAVALNNISFNIARSVGPAIGGLIVVAFGVTAAFAINAISFLPMLESLRRWKRVPETSRLPPEKLLRSINSGVRYVLNMQPVRRAVGRAFILCLLGAALPALMPLIARDLLVGNASTFGLLLGAFGIGAVCGIFVLHPMRTKIGNENTLRVCCLAIAASLVALAYSRSLVLDLMILLFAGMAWMMVTTTISVLVQLFVPRWVMGRAIATCNASLTLGVVIGSWLWGIVARDYGLVLAFEAAAVGLTLSLILGYFLPVADRSESTELDEQLHEDPDVKLGISGRSGPVSIELHYRIPEDKARDFYHLMRQQQKVRTRNGAYAWSISRDIADPEHWSERFSCPTWHDYLRLRIRRTIEDSELHRQATTMHMGIEPIKVLRWLDRPAGSVRWRDDAPDRGDEGLHIQG, encoded by the coding sequence ATGGCTGAGGCATCAGACAACAATAAGAATCACGGCATTGGTACATTTTCGCCCCTTAAGCATGCGTCTTTTCGTAATATGTGGGTCAGTAATACCGTAACCAACGCCGGTGGCCTTATTCAAAGTGTTGCCGCCGCTTGGATTATGACCAGTATTTCAACCGCAGATCATGTAGCCTTGGTGCAGTCGGCGACCTTTTTACCTATGGCGTTGTTTGCGTTACCGGCGGGCGCTATTGCCGATATTTACGATCGACGCAAGGTTCAAATGTTATTCTTTTTTCTGTCCTTGCTCGCGGCAGTTATTATGACACTTGTGTCTTTATTTGGATTAATCACCCCGTGGGTTTTGTTGGGTTTGTGCTTTTTGGTGGGCACAGGCACAGCCTTGGCAGCACCCGCGCGCGGGGCGTCAATTGCCGAGCAAGTGCCTAAAGTACTTCTTTCACAAGCCGTTGCATTAAACAATATTAGTTTTAATATCGCTCGTAGTGTCGGTCCCGCCATTGGTGGTCTAATCGTTGTCGCCTTTGGTGTCACGGCGGCATTTGCTATTAATGCAATCTCGTTTTTGCCGATGCTTGAATCGCTACGGCGTTGGAAACGAGTACCCGAAACTTCGCGCTTGCCCCCCGAAAAATTGTTGCGATCAATTAACTCCGGGGTGCGTTATGTATTAAACATGCAGCCAGTACGTCGCGCTGTTGGTCGTGCATTTATTCTTTGTTTGCTTGGCGCGGCACTTCCAGCATTAATGCCGCTTATTGCCCGCGATCTATTGGTAGGTAACGCAAGTACTTTTGGCTTATTGCTGGGTGCTTTCGGTATTGGTGCCGTGTGTGGAATTTTTGTATTGCACCCTATGCGGACTAAAATTGGGAATGAGAACACCTTGCGTGTGTGTTGTTTGGCCATTGCAGCAAGTCTTGTTGCGTTGGCTTATAGCCGAAGTTTGGTGCTCGACTTAATGATTTTACTATTCGCCGGTATGGCCTGGATGATGGTTACAACAACCATTAGCGTTTTAGTTCAACTGTTTGTACCGCGCTGGGTTATGGGGCGTGCTATTGCGACTTGTAATGCATCATTAACGTTAGGGGTAGTTATTGGATCCTGGTTGTGGGGTATTGTCGCCAGAGATTATGGTCTGGTGTTGGCCTTTGAGGCGGCAGCAGTAGGCTTAACCTTGTCTTTAATACTAGGTTATTTTTTACCGGTTGCCGACCGCTCAGAATCGACTGAGCTGGATGAACAGCTACACGAAGACCCCGATGTAAAGTTAGGAATTAGTGGCCGCAGTGGGCCGGTAAGTATCGAACTTCATTACCGGATTCCAGAAGATAAAGCGCGTGATTTTTATCACTTAATGCGTCAGCAGCAAAAAGTACGAACCCGCAATGGTGCCTACGCTTGGTCAATATCTCGCGATATTGCAGACCCGGAACATTGGTCGGAACGTTTTAGTTGCCCGACCTGGCACGATTACTTGCGGCTGCGTATCCGTCGTACAATCGAAGATAGCGAACTCCACCGGCAGGCGACTACAATGCATATGGGTATTGAGCCAATCAAAGTGTTGCGGTGGTTAGACCGCCCTGCGGGCTCCGTTCGCTGGCGTGATGATGCGCCAGATCGTGGTGATGAAGGTTTACATATACAGGGATAG